From the genome of Sphingobacterium kitahiroshimense, one region includes:
- a CDS encoding PAS domain-containing sensor histidine kinase yields the protein MDSAKLLEAIIDHAIDGIITIDNRGLIESINPAASSLFGYSDHEVIGNNVSMLMPEPDHSRHDSYIDNYKRTGHKKIIGIGREVLGRKKDGTTFPFRLAVSEVWYKNRNIFTGFIHDLTREKAAENRLKKHAVELEQKVSERTKDLIMLVSELEKTKAEVSKSLEKEKELGQLKSRFVSMASHEFRTPLSSVQLSASLIDKYIEKPDFASVLKHTGKIKSSVQLLTSILNDFLSLEKLEAGVVTVNKQMINVVGLAEEITEEMQLICKKNQHIVYQHTGEVGLFMMDSNLLKNTVVNLISNAIKYSGEDTFIEFNTIIEDNICIITVRDNGIGIPEEDQINLFEPFFRAHNTGNIPGTGLGLNIVKRYVHLMDGLLEYKSAINEGAFFKMIFTQNK from the coding sequence ATGGATAGTGCGAAGCTTTTAGAAGCAATTATTGATCATGCTATTGATGGAATTATTACGATCGACAATCGGGGATTGATCGAATCTATTAATCCGGCAGCGTCAAGTTTATTTGGTTATTCAGATCATGAAGTTATCGGTAATAATGTTTCGATGTTAATGCCCGAACCGGATCATAGTCGCCATGATAGCTATATCGATAATTATAAAAGAACAGGGCACAAAAAGATAATTGGAATAGGAAGGGAGGTTCTTGGAAGAAAGAAAGATGGAACCACCTTTCCTTTTCGTTTGGCAGTGAGTGAGGTGTGGTATAAAAATAGAAATATTTTTACAGGCTTTATCCATGATCTTACAAGAGAAAAAGCCGCGGAAAACCGATTGAAAAAACATGCTGTCGAGCTTGAACAGAAAGTGAGCGAAAGAACGAAAGATTTGATTATGCTTGTTTCGGAGTTGGAGAAAACAAAGGCTGAAGTTTCGAAATCGCTTGAGAAGGAGAAAGAACTTGGTCAGCTAAAATCGCGATTTGTTTCCATGGCTTCGCATGAATTTAGAACTCCCTTGAGCTCTGTACAGTTATCAGCTTCATTGATCGATAAGTATATTGAAAAACCAGATTTTGCAAGTGTATTGAAACACACCGGTAAAATTAAGAGCTCTGTTCAATTGCTAACAAGCATCTTAAATGATTTTCTATCACTGGAAAAATTGGAAGCAGGTGTTGTTACGGTCAATAAGCAAATGATCAATGTGGTTGGATTAGCAGAAGAAATTACCGAAGAGATGCAATTGATCTGTAAAAAGAATCAACATATTGTTTATCAGCACACAGGTGAGGTTGGACTGTTTATGATGGATTCTAATTTACTTAAAAATACGGTGGTTAATTTGATTTCAAACGCCATAAAATATTCTGGTGAAGATACCTTCATTGAGTTTAATACTATAATCGAGGATAATATTTGCATCATCACAGTCCGTGATAATGGAATAGGAATTCCGGAGGAAGATCAGATCAATCTATTTGAACCGTTTTTTAGAGCTCATAATACAGGTAATATACCAGGTACAGGTCTAGGGTTGAACATTGTAAAACGCTATGTTCATCTTATGGACGGATTATTGGAATACAAATCTGCTATCAACGAAGGAGCTTTTTTTAAGATGATATTTACCCAAAATAAATAA
- the ettA gene encoding energy-dependent translational throttle protein EttA, whose product MSDEKIIFSMAGVNKIYPPQKQVLKNIYLSFFYGAKIGVIGLNGSGKSSLLKIIAGLDKSFQGEVVFSPGYSVGYLAQEPILDPEKTVLEIVQEGVAEITGILKEYEEINEKFGLPEVYENADEMDKLLARQGELQDIIDATNAWEIDSKLERAMDALRCPEPDAKIANLSGGERRRVAMCRLLLQEPDVLLLDEPTNHLDAESIDWLEQHLKQYKGTVIAVTHDRYFLDNVAGWILELDRGEGLPWKGNYSSWLDQKSKRLAQEEKTESKRQKTLERELEWVRMAPKARHAKSKARLHNYEKLASEETKDREEKLELFIPPGPRLGNVVIEADNISKSYGDRILFENLSFSLPPAGIVGIIGPNGAGKTTLFRLITGQEQPDTGTFKVGETVALGYVDQNHDDLDPEKSVWENITDGNENIMLGNRSSNSRAYVSKFNFNGADQQKKVGVLSGGERNRVHLAITLKKSSNVLLLDEPTNDIDVNTLRALEEGLENFGGCAVVISHDRWFLDRICTHILAFEGDSQVYFFEGNYSEYEENRKKRIGDVTPHRLKYKKLVK is encoded by the coding sequence ATGTCAGACGAAAAAATAATCTTTTCAATGGCGGGTGTCAACAAAATCTACCCTCCTCAAAAACAAGTTTTAAAAAATATTTACCTTTCTTTTTTCTACGGTGCAAAGATTGGTGTAATCGGTCTTAACGGTTCCGGAAAATCTTCACTGTTAAAGATAATTGCTGGTTTAGATAAATCTTTTCAAGGTGAAGTTGTTTTCTCACCAGGTTATTCTGTGGGTTATTTAGCGCAGGAACCTATTTTAGATCCGGAAAAAACAGTACTTGAAATTGTTCAAGAAGGTGTTGCCGAGATCACGGGTATTCTGAAAGAGTACGAAGAAATTAATGAAAAATTTGGCTTACCTGAAGTGTATGAAAATGCAGATGAAATGGATAAGCTTTTGGCTAGACAAGGTGAACTTCAGGATATTATTGATGCAACCAATGCTTGGGAAATTGACTCAAAATTAGAACGTGCCATGGATGCTTTACGTTGTCCAGAGCCTGATGCTAAGATTGCCAATTTGTCAGGAGGGGAGCGCCGTCGCGTGGCAATGTGTCGTCTTTTGCTACAAGAACCGGATGTTTTATTATTAGATGAGCCAACCAACCACTTGGATGCTGAGTCTATCGATTGGTTAGAACAACATTTAAAACAATATAAAGGTACAGTTATCGCTGTAACCCACGATCGTTACTTCTTGGATAATGTCGCTGGATGGATTCTGGAATTGGATCGCGGTGAAGGTCTTCCTTGGAAAGGAAACTATTCTTCTTGGTTAGATCAAAAATCTAAACGCTTAGCGCAAGAGGAAAAAACAGAGTCAAAACGTCAAAAAACATTAGAACGTGAATTGGAATGGGTACGTATGGCTCCTAAAGCTAGACATGCCAAATCTAAAGCACGTCTTCATAATTATGAGAAATTAGCTTCAGAGGAAACGAAAGACCGTGAAGAGAAATTAGAATTATTCATTCCACCGGGACCACGCTTAGGTAATGTCGTGATCGAAGCAGATAATATTTCAAAATCTTACGGTGACCGTATCTTATTTGAAAACTTAAGTTTCTCACTTCCTCCTGCAGGTATTGTGGGTATTATTGGTCCCAATGGTGCCGGTAAGACAACTTTGTTCCGCTTGATTACAGGACAGGAACAGCCTGATACGGGTACATTTAAAGTGGGCGAAACGGTAGCTCTTGGTTATGTGGATCAAAACCATGATGACTTGGATCCGGAGAAATCAGTATGGGAAAATATTACCGATGGAAACGAGAATATCATGTTGGGCAACCGCTCATCAAATTCGAGAGCGTATGTTTCAAAATTTAACTTTAATGGAGCAGATCAGCAGAAAAAAGTTGGTGTGTTATCTGGAGGTGAGCGTAACCGTGTACACTTGGCCATTACATTGAAGAAAAGTTCGAACGTACTTCTTCTGGATGAGCCTACCAATGATATTGACGTGAATACTTTACGTGCTTTGGAAGAAGGTTTGGAGAATTTCGGTGGTTGTGCAGTTGTCATTTCCCACGATAGATGGTTCTTAGATCGTATCTGTACGCATATTTTAGCATTTGAAGGTGATTCTCAGGTATATTTCTTCGAAGGGAACTATTCAGAATATGAAGAAAATAGAAAGAAAAGAATTGGCGATGTCACTCCACACCGTCTTAAGTATAAAAAACTAGTGAAATAG
- a CDS encoding ATP-dependent Clp protease ATP-binding subunit: MEAKFSPRVKDVISYSREEALRLRHDYIGTEHLLLGLIREGDGMAIKILKNIGIDTAALRQSVEEAVKSSAVSRAPIGNMPLTKQAEKVLKITYLEAKIFKSEIIGTEHLLLAILRDEDNIASQILQQYQVSYDIFKAEVEQNKTTIRDEAPGSSTGDDDYPEEEQFIQPKKVSDIKSKTPVLDNFGRDLTKAAEEGRLDPIVGREKEIERVSQILSRRKKNNPLLIGEPGVGKSAIAEGLALRIVQRKVSRVLFNKRVVTLDLASLVAGTKYRGQFEERMKAVMNELEKSPDVILFIDEIHTIVGAGGASGSLDASNMFKPALARGEIQCIGATTLDEYRQYIEKDGALDRRFQRVTIEPATRDETIEILNRIKEKYEEHHNVNYTPEAIEACVSLTTRYITDRFLPDKAIDALDEAGSRVHLTNIHVPQSIIDIEEKIEEIKLEKNRVVRSQKYEEAAKLRDTEKKLLEELDREKLAWEEETKAKRYVVTEDNVAEVVSMMTGIPVQRVSQTDSQKLLNMGDLMKNRIIGQDDAVQKLVKAIQRTRAGLKDPKKPIGSFIFLGPTGVGKTELAKELARFMFDSEDALIQIDMSEYMEKFAISRLVGAPPGYVGYEEGGQLTEKVRRKPYAVVLLDEIEKAHPDVFNLLLQVLDEGQLTDSLGRKVDFRNTIIIMTSNIGARQLKEFGQGVGFTTAAKTTQADSHSRTVIETALKRAFAPEFLNRIDDVIVFNSLSKENIFKIIDIELRSLFGRITDLGYTIDLTETAKEFIAEKGYDTNFGARPLKRAIQKYLEDPIAEEILKGDIKSGDRLKVDLNAETKEIEVTADRSERPIEPADKKED, translated from the coding sequence ATGGAAGCAAAATTTTCACCGCGCGTAAAAGATGTCATATCGTACAGTAGAGAAGAGGCTTTGAGGTTGCGTCACGATTATATTGGCACAGAACACTTGTTGTTAGGTTTGATTCGTGAAGGTGATGGCATGGCAATTAAGATTTTGAAAAATATCGGAATTGACACTGCGGCTTTACGTCAGTCTGTAGAGGAGGCCGTGAAAAGCTCAGCTGTATCTCGCGCTCCAATTGGCAATATGCCACTTACTAAACAAGCAGAAAAAGTACTTAAAATCACATATTTAGAAGCTAAAATTTTTAAAAGTGAAATCATAGGAACAGAGCATTTGTTATTAGCTATTTTGAGAGATGAGGATAATATCGCTTCTCAAATACTACAACAATATCAAGTGAGTTATGATATCTTCAAAGCGGAAGTAGAACAAAATAAAACAACTATCCGAGATGAAGCTCCAGGTTCGTCCACTGGTGATGACGATTATCCTGAAGAAGAGCAATTCATCCAACCTAAAAAGGTATCTGACATTAAATCTAAAACTCCGGTTTTGGATAACTTTGGCCGCGATTTAACAAAAGCTGCGGAAGAAGGACGTCTTGATCCTATTGTAGGTCGTGAAAAAGAAATTGAGCGTGTTTCTCAGATTTTATCACGTCGTAAGAAAAACAATCCGTTGTTAATCGGAGAGCCGGGTGTTGGTAAATCTGCCATTGCAGAAGGATTAGCATTACGTATTGTACAACGTAAAGTATCACGTGTACTGTTTAACAAACGCGTCGTTACGCTTGATCTCGCATCTTTAGTGGCAGGTACAAAATACCGTGGCCAATTTGAAGAGCGTATGAAAGCTGTGATGAACGAATTGGAAAAATCTCCAGATGTGATTTTATTCATTGATGAGATTCATACCATTGTAGGTGCTGGTGGAGCTTCGGGTTCATTAGATGCATCCAACATGTTCAAACCTGCTTTAGCAAGAGGCGAGATTCAATGTATCGGTGCTACTACATTAGATGAGTACCGTCAGTACATCGAGAAAGATGGAGCTTTGGATCGTCGTTTTCAACGCGTCACCATTGAACCTGCAACTCGTGATGAGACTATTGAGATTTTAAATCGTATTAAAGAAAAATACGAAGAACACCATAATGTCAACTACACTCCTGAAGCTATCGAAGCTTGTGTAAGTTTAACGACTCGTTATATTACCGATCGTTTCTTACCGGATAAAGCTATCGATGCGCTGGATGAAGCTGGTTCACGTGTGCATTTAACAAACATACATGTTCCACAATCCATCATTGATATCGAAGAGAAAATCGAAGAGATCAAATTGGAGAAAAATCGTGTTGTGCGCAGTCAAAAATATGAAGAAGCTGCAAAACTACGTGATACTGAGAAAAAACTGTTAGAGGAACTTGACCGTGAAAAATTAGCATGGGAAGAGGAAACGAAAGCAAAACGTTATGTCGTAACTGAAGATAATGTTGCAGAAGTTGTTTCGATGATGACAGGGATTCCTGTACAACGCGTTAGCCAGACAGACAGTCAAAAACTGTTGAACATGGGTGACCTGATGAAAAATAGAATCATCGGACAAGATGATGCTGTTCAGAAATTAGTGAAAGCTATTCAACGGACACGTGCCGGTCTTAAAGATCCGAAGAAACCAATTGGTTCATTCATCTTCTTAGGCCCTACCGGTGTTGGTAAAACTGAGTTGGCAAAAGAGTTAGCACGCTTTATGTTTGATTCTGAAGATGCATTGATTCAGATTGACATGAGTGAGTATATGGAGAAATTTGCGATATCACGTTTAGTGGGAGCGCCTCCAGGATATGTTGGCTATGAAGAAGGTGGACAGTTAACAGAAAAAGTTCGTCGCAAACCATATGCTGTAGTCTTATTGGATGAGATTGAAAAAGCACATCCGGATGTTTTCAACTTATTATTACAAGTGTTGGACGAAGGGCAATTGACAGATAGTTTAGGTCGTAAAGTTGATTTTAGAAATACCATCATCATCATGACTTCTAATATCGGAGCACGTCAATTGAAAGAATTTGGTCAAGGTGTTGGTTTTACCACTGCGGCAAAAACAACACAAGCAGATTCACATTCAAGAACTGTTATCGAAACAGCGTTGAAACGTGCTTTTGCTCCTGAATTCTTGAACCGTATCGACGATGTAATTGTTTTCAATTCGTTATCGAAAGAGAATATCTTCAAAATCATTGATATTGAGTTGAGATCTCTATTCGGTAGAATCACAGATTTAGGTTACACAATAGATTTGACTGAAACAGCAAAAGAGTTTATTGCAGAAAAAGGATACGACACTAATTTTGGAGCCCGTCCATTAAAACGAGCAATTCAGAAATATTTAGAAGATCCAATCGCTGAAGAAATCTTAAAAGGTGATATCAAATCTGGCGATCGTTTAAAAGTTGATTTAAACGCTGAAACTAAAGAAATTGAAGTCACTGCTGATCGTTCTGAAAGACCGATTGAGCCAGCAGATAAAAAAGAAGATTAA
- a CDS encoding RNA polymerase sigma factor gives MNKTLQILKAEKYISLLQDGDERGLNYCYNRFYGYLFVRSFRATKDDCVAESIAQEALLRLWLYRKQVKDIDDTLNFLKAQVKSAIHAFFNTTCNRFHKSLLRLDGIEDYQKFLLGYEIEEEDEVDLIYLEKLEEEKQERLDQLNKLLPSLSNQQQLFIKLCLKYSFNYERIAHYLGGISDYEVSLQVEKTIETLRSVFNNSQHMELLNRSSKIVLEGEFNDHQTEIFHMRYALQLSFEQISESLKLNPTMVKKLFVQAHAKIKTAKKTA, from the coding sequence ATGAATAAAACTTTACAAATACTGAAAGCCGAAAAGTATATTTCCCTGCTTCAAGATGGAGATGAGCGTGGCTTAAATTATTGCTACAATCGCTTTTACGGATATCTTTTCGTTAGATCATTTCGGGCGACAAAGGATGATTGTGTAGCTGAGAGTATAGCTCAAGAAGCTTTATTGCGACTATGGCTATATAGAAAACAGGTGAAGGATATTGACGATACCTTAAATTTTTTAAAGGCACAGGTTAAATCGGCTATACATGCATTCTTTAATACAACGTGCAATAGATTTCACAAAAGCCTATTACGGCTAGATGGTATTGAGGATTATCAAAAGTTTTTACTCGGCTATGAAATTGAAGAAGAGGACGAAGTAGATCTGATCTATTTGGAGAAACTGGAGGAAGAAAAACAAGAACGATTGGATCAACTTAACAAACTATTGCCAAGCCTTAGTAATCAACAGCAGCTATTCATTAAACTTTGTTTAAAATACAGTTTTAACTATGAGCGTATTGCTCATTATTTGGGCGGTATATCTGACTATGAAGTCAGCTTGCAGGTTGAAAAAACCATTGAGACACTACGTTCTGTATTCAATAATTCGCAACACATGGAACTGTTAAATAGATCATCTAAAATTGTCCTTGAAGGTGAATTCAATGACCATCAGACAGAAATTTTTCATATGCGCTATGCGCTTCAATTGTCATTTGAGCAAATCTCTGAATCACTGAAATTGAATCCTACTATGGTCAAAAAGCTTTTTGTCCAGGCACATGCTAAGATTAAAACCGCCAAGAAAACCGCTTAA
- a CDS encoding type II toxin-antitoxin system RelE/ParE family toxin, producing MAYSILITPAAREQIEEATAYYLEHVSKKVALKFLQDYNKAVADILKVRYFQVFYLNFRGRMLTKFPYIVFYTLDEEKEMIIIKAVFHTAQTPQKYPHT from the coding sequence ATGGCCTATAGCATACTTATCACTCCTGCAGCAAGAGAGCAAATTGAAGAAGCTACCGCGTATTATTTGGAACACGTCTCTAAAAAAGTTGCCTTAAAATTTCTTCAGGACTATAACAAAGCTGTTGCTGATATTTTGAAAGTCCGATACTTCCAGGTATTCTATCTTAACTTTCGTGGCAGGATGCTAACGAAATTTCCTTATATCGTTTTTTATACGTTAGATGAGGAGAAGGAGATGATCATCATCAAAGCGGTTTTTCATACCGCACAAACTCCGCAAAAATACCCTCACACATAA
- a CDS encoding helix-turn-helix domain-containing protein — MNTIFEEKKETMHIGHNIKRIREIQGIKQEALGQLCRSKYSQQRISDFENMVAFDEPLLKELADALGVTPDFVKSFKDENVIYNIQNNTNTFNDHAIDQSHSQHTQPTFNSDGSDKLLALLEKFIEEDRIKTQSIAALSKAVLDLASEVKKLKEDRNS, encoded by the coding sequence ATGAACACTATTTTTGAAGAAAAAAAAGAAACCATGCACATCGGTCACAATATAAAACGGATAAGAGAAATTCAAGGAATTAAACAAGAGGCCCTTGGGCAATTATGCAGAAGCAAATACTCTCAACAACGTATTTCTGATTTTGAAAATATGGTTGCTTTTGACGAACCTCTTTTAAAAGAATTGGCAGATGCACTTGGGGTAACACCAGATTTCGTCAAATCGTTTAAAGACGAAAATGTAATATATAATATCCAGAATAACACGAATACATTTAATGATCATGCAATAGATCAAAGTCATAGTCAGCATACCCAACCAACATTCAATTCTGATGGTTCCGACAAATTATTGGCACTACTGGAAAAATTCATTGAGGAAGACCGCATCAAAACACAATCTATTGCAGCATTAAGTAAAGCGGTTTTAGATCTGGCCAGTGAAGTGAAAAAATTGAAAGAGGATAGAAATAGTTAA
- the recN gene encoding DNA repair protein RecN: MLARLDIKNYALIDELSIQFDKGLNIITGETGAGKSIIMGALSLILGSRVEGKYFFNQNKKCSIEGFFQIEAYDLKGFFQEHDLDYENETIIRREISVDGKSRAFVNDSPVTLAILKSLGEKLIDIHSQHATLQINTEEFQFLVVDNVAKSTALKAGYLTSFLRYKKVKNELRKIKEQAKQAHIEADFNQFQFDELHQASLTADEQVNLEAEQQQLENAEEIKRGLLGAVHILEEQEQNVILQVKESLGQLESVAPYLTALPDLVNRLRSVWIEAKDIATEIGYLEQGTNLDQDKLLLINERLSLIYNLQKKHHVDTVEDLLAIKDALEQKLLDVNSQDERIIALEKELTETYQQALEKGKALTELRQKALPQIEKHVVSILAEVGMPNAKLEVRLEDLAENELKENGMNSIQFLFSANKGQELQTIHKVASGGELSRVMLAIKSLIAKSSALPTIIFDEIDTGISGEVALKVGEIMERLAGDMQVIAISHLPQIASKGRSHFKVYKIDEGDKTKSNIVLLNQEERIKEIAQMLSGIKPTSAALAHAKALLNIVD, encoded by the coding sequence ATGCTAGCGAGATTAGATATTAAAAATTACGCATTGATTGACGAATTATCAATTCAATTTGATAAAGGATTGAATATCATCACAGGTGAAACTGGTGCGGGTAAGTCAATTATCATGGGTGCGCTATCCCTTATTTTAGGAAGTAGGGTAGAAGGAAAATATTTTTTTAATCAAAATAAGAAATGCAGCATTGAAGGTTTTTTTCAAATTGAAGCATACGATCTGAAAGGTTTTTTTCAGGAACATGATCTGGATTATGAAAATGAAACCATTATTCGTCGTGAAATTAGTGTAGATGGTAAGTCGCGTGCTTTTGTGAACGATTCACCAGTTACCTTAGCTATCCTTAAAAGTTTAGGTGAAAAGTTGATTGATATTCATTCACAGCATGCCACCTTGCAGATCAATACAGAGGAATTTCAGTTTTTGGTCGTGGATAATGTAGCAAAGTCCACTGCTTTAAAAGCGGGTTACCTAACCTCATTTTTAAGGTATAAAAAAGTTAAAAACGAATTAAGAAAGATAAAGGAACAAGCCAAGCAAGCTCATATTGAAGCAGATTTTAATCAATTTCAGTTTGATGAGCTTCATCAAGCATCGCTAACAGCGGATGAGCAGGTGAATTTGGAGGCCGAGCAGCAACAACTTGAGAATGCAGAAGAGATAAAAAGAGGCTTACTTGGTGCCGTACATATCTTAGAGGAGCAGGAGCAGAACGTAATCTTACAGGTGAAAGAATCTTTAGGTCAGTTAGAGTCTGTAGCTCCTTATCTTACAGCTTTGCCCGATCTGGTCAATCGACTTCGGAGTGTCTGGATAGAGGCCAAGGATATTGCGACAGAAATTGGTTATCTGGAGCAGGGAACAAATTTGGATCAGGATAAATTATTGTTGATCAATGAACGTCTAAGTTTGATTTATAACCTTCAAAAGAAACATCATGTCGATACAGTAGAGGATTTATTGGCTATTAAAGATGCTTTAGAACAAAAACTACTGGATGTTAATAGTCAGGATGAACGGATCATCGCATTAGAGAAAGAGCTGACCGAGACTTATCAGCAGGCTTTAGAAAAAGGAAAAGCATTAACAGAGCTTCGGCAAAAAGCTTTACCTCAAATTGAAAAGCATGTCGTTTCAATCTTAGCGGAAGTAGGAATGCCAAATGCCAAACTGGAAGTCAGGCTGGAGGATTTAGCGGAAAATGAACTGAAAGAAAATGGAATGAACAGTATCCAATTTCTATTTTCGGCAAATAAAGGACAGGAATTACAGACAATTCATAAGGTTGCTTCAGGTGGAGAGTTATCGCGTGTTATGCTTGCGATTAAATCTTTGATTGCAAAGAGCTCAGCATTACCGACGATTATTTTTGATGAAATTGACACCGGTATTTCTGGTGAAGTAGCATTGAAAGTTGGGGAAATCATGGAACGCTTGGCTGGGGATATGCAGGTTATTGCGATTTCTCATTTACCTCAGATCGCATCAAAAGGAAGATCTCATTTTAAAGTCTACAAAATTGATGAAGGTGATAAAACAAAATCTAATATTGTGCTTTTAAATCAAGAAGAGCGTATCAAAGAAATCGCTCAGATGTTGAGCGGAATAAAACCGACCTCTGCAGCACTAGCGCATGCTAAGGCCTTGTTAAATATTGTTGATTAG
- a CDS encoding alkaline phosphatase family protein: MKIRVLIVALFILVYVNVNAQRVVIIGLDGFSTEGFNGSKHPNIDRLFEKGLITLTNRPVMPSITLPNWTSHLTGQGPEEHGITANNWTMENHILKAIETDEQGYSPSIFKVFKDKKNNAKTAFYYNWAELINPINKKYLDEVSFEEGDRYKDNYAKALKFIEKNKNDPTLVFLYSVHTDHAGHEYGWMSPQYITAIEEVDVEIGNFIDKLKEQKLYDDTYFLFITDHGGIKKGHGGVTMNEMQIPWAITGPKIKNLGLTDQFFNSNKNTSLVLAKLFGLKNIPKSWTGIAPIVIFK, translated from the coding sequence ATGAAAATAAGAGTATTAATAGTAGCATTGTTTATACTGGTTTACGTTAATGTAAACGCACAAAGGGTAGTTATAATTGGCCTTGATGGTTTTAGTACTGAAGGGTTCAACGGTTCTAAACACCCTAATATTGATCGGCTATTTGAAAAAGGACTGATTACGTTGACAAATAGGCCCGTAATGCCATCGATCACATTGCCCAATTGGACAAGTCATTTAACGGGACAGGGACCGGAAGAACACGGTATAACAGCCAACAACTGGACAATGGAAAACCATATATTAAAAGCCATAGAAACAGATGAGCAGGGATATAGTCCGTCTATCTTTAAGGTATTCAAAGATAAAAAAAACAATGCAAAAACAGCATTTTACTACAACTGGGCCGAATTAATCAATCCAATTAACAAAAAATATTTGGATGAAGTCTCCTTTGAGGAAGGCGACAGGTATAAAGATAATTATGCAAAGGCATTGAAATTTATAGAGAAAAATAAAAATGATCCTACTTTAGTCTTTTTGTATAGTGTGCATACAGACCATGCAGGACATGAATATGGATGGATGTCGCCGCAGTATATTACAGCAATTGAAGAGGTGGATGTAGAAATCGGTAATTTCATTGATAAGCTTAAAGAACAAAAGCTTTACGATGATACCTACTTTTTGTTTATTACAGATCATGGCGGTATAAAAAAAGGTCATGGTGGCGTGACTATGAATGAAATGCAGATTCCATGGGCGATTACCGGTCCAAAAATTAAAAATCTAGGGCTTACTGATCAGTTTTTTAATAGTAATAAAAATACCTCTTTGGTACTCGCTAAGCTATTTGGCTTGAAGAATATTCCAAAATCCTGGACGGGAATTGCGCCAATTGTGATTTTTAAATAA